A stretch of the Cetobacterium somerae ATCC BAA-474 genome encodes the following:
- a CDS encoding DUF3870 domain-containing protein encodes MKEKYIVGTAKTSIDNAITKNYNSFFVGFIIDENGKILDVEASAILKITNDFIKKIFVGKDFIKDFEEISSIILKNYLGSSQKSIIVAYKDAIKKYNQSAN; translated from the coding sequence ATGAAAGAAAAGTATATTGTTGGGACTGCAAAAACGTCTATAGACAATGCAATAACTAAAAATTATAACAGCTTTTTTGTAGGGTTTATCATTGATGAAAATGGAAAAATTTTAGATGTTGAAGCTTCTGCAATTTTAAAGATAACGAATGATTTTATTAAAAAAATCTTTGTTGGAAAAGACTTTATAAAAGATTTTGAAGAGATAAGTTCTATCATATTAAAAAATTATTTAGGATCCTCTCAAAAATCTATAATCGTAGCCTATAAAGACGCTATAAAAAAATATAATCAATCAGCGAATTAA